A region of Streptomyces sp. TG1A-60 DNA encodes the following proteins:
- a CDS encoding sarcosine oxidase subunit alpha family protein: protein MTDQRFRLRQGGRIDRGTVLRFTVDGRELTGHPGDTVASAMLANGIVEVAPSLYRGRPRGIVAAGVEEPNALVQLGGSCSEGMLPATTVELHDGLSATTLSGMGRLDPTPDPAVYDKKYVHTDVLVIGAGPAGLAAAAAAVGSGARVILVDDQPEPGGSLLSASTERVGAQSALEWVADVRAALDAAPEAVVLRRTTAFGSYDDNYVLALQRRTDHLGTDAPEGISRQRLWHIRARQVVLATGAHERPLVFAGNDRPGVMLAAAVRSYLNRYAVAPGTRALVSTTNDSAYDTVADLHAAGIDVAAVVDARPELSDRAAEVAVATGVPVLTGSAVVDTEADGRLTRVTVQALDERGRLTGEPQSFDCDLLAVSGGWSPVVHLHSQRQGRLRWNEDLVAFVPDGTVRDQQVVGAARGTYGLDGCLTEGARAGARAATDAGFAVPVPSPGDARSEVGPTHALWLVPSPDGEPGSWDTHFVDLQRDVTVADVWRSTGAGMRGVEHVKRYTSLGTANDQGKTSGVNAIGVIAEALGAGASPGEIGTTAYRAPYTPVAFAALAGRERGELFDPERTTSIHSWHVAHGAEFEDVGQWKRPWYYPRPGEDMDTAVARECRAAREQVAFMDASTLGKIEIWGADAGEFLNRVYTNAFKKLKPGMARYGVMCKPDGMIFDDGVTLRLDDNRYFMTTTTGGAAGVLDWLEEWLQTEWPGLDVHCTSVTEQWSTIAVVGPRSREVVARLAPDVDLSTEAFPFMAFRDTTLASGIPARVCRISFSGELAYEINVSAWYGLAVWEQVYEAGRPYGITPYGTETMHVLRAEKGYIIVGQDTDGTVTPQDAGMSWVVSKQKDFVGKRSHARADTSRTDRKQLVGLLPADRRTRLPEGTQLVAPDVPVTPEAGPVPMLGHVTSSYHSPALGRPFALALVADGRARIGETLLAPVGEDLVPVEVADCVLYDPEGTKRDG from the coding sequence ATGACCGACCAGCGCTTCCGGCTCCGGCAGGGTGGCCGTATCGATCGCGGCACCGTGCTGCGGTTCACCGTCGACGGGCGGGAACTGACCGGGCACCCCGGTGACACCGTCGCCTCGGCGATGCTGGCGAACGGGATCGTCGAGGTCGCCCCGTCGCTCTACCGCGGCCGCCCGCGCGGCATCGTCGCCGCGGGCGTCGAGGAGCCCAACGCCCTGGTGCAGCTCGGCGGTTCGTGCTCGGAGGGCATGCTCCCGGCCACGACGGTGGAGCTGCACGACGGCCTGTCCGCCACGACGCTGTCCGGGATGGGCCGGCTCGACCCGACCCCCGACCCCGCCGTCTACGACAAGAAGTACGTGCACACCGACGTCCTGGTCATCGGCGCCGGACCGGCCGGGCTCGCGGCGGCCGCCGCTGCCGTCGGCTCCGGTGCCCGTGTGATCCTCGTCGACGACCAGCCCGAGCCCGGCGGTTCACTGCTCTCCGCGAGCACCGAAAGGGTCGGCGCGCAGAGCGCCCTGGAGTGGGTCGCCGACGTCCGTGCGGCGCTCGACGCCGCCCCCGAGGCCGTCGTCCTGCGGCGCACCACGGCCTTCGGCAGTTACGACGACAACTACGTGCTGGCCCTGCAGCGGCGCACCGACCACCTCGGAACCGACGCCCCCGAAGGCATCTCGCGCCAGCGGCTGTGGCACATACGGGCCCGCCAGGTGGTTCTGGCGACCGGCGCGCACGAGCGTCCGCTCGTCTTCGCCGGCAACGACCGCCCCGGGGTGATGCTCGCCGCGGCCGTGCGCTCGTACCTCAACCGGTACGCCGTGGCTCCGGGCACGCGGGCCTTGGTGAGCACGACCAACGACAGTGCCTACGACACGGTCGCCGATCTCCACGCCGCGGGGATCGACGTCGCCGCCGTCGTGGACGCGCGCCCCGAACTGTCCGACCGGGCCGCCGAGGTCGCCGTGGCGACCGGGGTGCCCGTACTGACGGGCAGTGCGGTGGTGGACACCGAGGCGGACGGCCGACTCACCCGCGTCACCGTCCAGGCTCTCGACGAGAGGGGTCGACTCACCGGTGAACCGCAGTCGTTCGACTGTGACCTGCTCGCCGTCTCGGGCGGCTGGAGCCCGGTGGTGCACCTGCACAGCCAGCGCCAGGGCCGGCTGCGCTGGAACGAGGACCTGGTCGCCTTCGTCCCCGACGGCACGGTACGGGACCAGCAGGTCGTCGGTGCGGCCCGGGGGACGTACGGTCTCGACGGCTGTCTTACCGAAGGAGCGCGGGCCGGTGCGCGCGCCGCGACGGACGCCGGGTTCGCGGTTCCCGTACCGTCGCCCGGCGATGCGCGGTCCGAAGTCGGCCCGACACACGCACTGTGGCTGGTGCCCTCCCCCGACGGCGAACCCGGCAGCTGGGACACCCACTTCGTCGACCTGCAACGCGACGTCACCGTCGCCGACGTCTGGCGCTCCACCGGCGCCGGCATGCGTGGTGTCGAACACGTCAAGCGCTACACCTCGCTCGGCACGGCGAACGACCAGGGCAAGACGTCCGGCGTCAACGCTATCGGCGTGATCGCCGAGGCCCTCGGCGCGGGCGCGTCTCCCGGGGAGATCGGCACCACGGCCTACCGGGCGCCGTACACACCGGTGGCCTTCGCCGCCCTGGCCGGACGTGAGCGCGGCGAGCTGTTCGATCCCGAACGCACCACCTCCATCCACAGCTGGCACGTCGCGCACGGCGCGGAGTTCGAGGACGTCGGGCAGTGGAAGCGCCCCTGGTACTACCCCCGGCCCGGTGAGGACATGGACACGGCCGTGGCCCGTGAGTGCCGCGCGGCCCGTGAGCAGGTGGCGTTCATGGACGCCTCCACCCTCGGCAAGATCGAGATCTGGGGCGCGGACGCGGGCGAGTTCCTCAACCGCGTCTACACCAACGCCTTCAAGAAGCTGAAGCCCGGCATGGCCCGCTACGGCGTGATGTGCAAGCCGGACGGGATGATCTTCGACGACGGCGTGACGCTCCGCCTCGACGACAACCGCTACTTCATGACCACTACGACCGGCGGCGCCGCCGGCGTCCTGGACTGGCTGGAGGAGTGGCTGCAGACCGAATGGCCCGGGCTCGACGTCCACTGCACCTCGGTGACCGAGCAGTGGTCGACGATCGCCGTCGTCGGCCCTCGCTCGCGCGAGGTCGTCGCCCGGCTCGCACCCGACGTCGACCTGTCCACCGAGGCGTTCCCCTTCATGGCCTTCCGCGACACCACCCTGGCCTCCGGCATCCCGGCCCGCGTCTGCCGGATCTCCTTCTCCGGCGAACTCGCCTACGAGATCAACGTCTCCGCGTGGTACGGCCTGGCCGTCTGGGAGCAGGTGTACGAGGCCGGGAGGCCCTACGGCATCACGCCGTACGGCACCGAGACCATGCACGTCCTGCGGGCCGAGAAGGGCTACATCATCGTCGGCCAGGACACCGACGGCACCGTCACCCCGCAGGACGCGGGCATGTCCTGGGTGGTCTCGAAACAGAAGGACTTCGTCGGAAAGCGCTCCCACGCCCGCGCCGACACCTCCCGCACCGACCGTAAGCAGCTGGTGGGTCTGCTGCCGGCCGACCGCAGGACCCGGCTGCCCGAGGGCACCCAGCTCGTCGCGCCGGACGTGCCCGTCACGCCCGAGGCCGGTCCGGTCCCGATGCTCGGCCACGTCACCTCCAGCTACCACAGCCCCGCCCTCGGCCGCCCCTTCGCACTCGCCCTCGTCGCCGACGGACGGGCGAGGATCGGCGAGACCCTGCTCGCCCCGGTGGGCGAGGACCTGGTGCCCGTCGAGGTGGCCGACTGCGTCCTCTACGACCCCGAAGGGACCAAGCGAGATGGCTGA
- a CDS encoding aromatic ring-hydroxylating dioxygenase subunit alpha yields MPHMTAFARNQWYVAAYAQEVGRELLGRTILGEPLVFYRTEEEGTPVALHDRCVHRRYPLSESGLDGDRIVCGYHGFTYDTTGACVYVPGQKRIPRTARVASYPVVEQDSLIWVWIGDPALADPQSIPRARHLATPGWVTVRGMEPIDADYGLLVDNLLDLSHETYLHGGYIGTPEVAETPITTEVDEGAGIVRVSRHMDDAECPPFYARSTGIEGRITRWQDIEYLAPCLYLLHSRIAPVGVLPEADGSDPNGFHTEITYAITPSSDGKVYDFWMVSRDWATGDEEVSEFLRNNNHTVVMQDVNALNLLQETLGTERTGYQELSINIDTGGLAARRILARLVEQGEKPVEKVQ; encoded by the coding sequence ATGCCTCACATGACCGCCTTCGCCAGGAACCAGTGGTACGTCGCCGCCTACGCCCAAGAGGTGGGGCGGGAGCTGCTCGGTCGTACGATCCTGGGCGAGCCGCTCGTCTTCTACCGGACCGAGGAGGAGGGGACGCCGGTGGCGCTGCACGACCGGTGTGTGCACCGGCGGTACCCGCTGTCGGAGAGCGGGCTGGACGGGGACCGGATCGTGTGCGGGTACCACGGCTTCACGTACGACACGACGGGCGCGTGTGTGTACGTGCCGGGGCAGAAGCGGATCCCGCGGACGGCGCGGGTCGCCTCGTACCCGGTGGTCGAGCAGGACTCGCTGATCTGGGTGTGGATAGGTGACCCCGCGCTCGCCGACCCGCAGAGCATCCCGCGCGCCAGGCATCTGGCCACCCCCGGCTGGGTCACCGTGCGCGGCATGGAGCCGATCGACGCCGACTACGGGCTGCTGGTCGACAATCTCCTGGACCTCTCGCACGAGACCTATCTGCACGGCGGCTACATCGGCACCCCGGAGGTCGCCGAGACGCCGATCACCACCGAGGTCGACGAGGGCGCGGGCATCGTGCGGGTGAGCCGGCACATGGACGACGCCGAGTGCCCGCCGTTCTACGCGAGGTCGACCGGCATCGAGGGCCGGATCACGCGCTGGCAGGACATCGAGTACCTCGCCCCGTGTCTGTATCTGCTGCACAGCCGGATCGCCCCGGTGGGTGTGCTGCCGGAGGCGGACGGCAGTGACCCGAACGGCTTCCACACGGAGATCACGTACGCCATCACACCGTCGTCGGACGGCAAGGTGTACGACTTCTGGATGGTCTCGCGGGACTGGGCGACCGGGGACGAGGAGGTCTCCGAGTTCCTCAGGAACAACAACCACACGGTCGTCATGCAGGACGTCAACGCGCTGAACCTCCTCCAGGAGACGCTGGGCACCGAGCGGACCGGCTACCAGGAGCTGAGCATCAACATCGACACCGGCGGTCTGGCCGCCCGCCGCATCCTCGCCCGGCTGGTCGAGCAGGGCGAGAAGCCGGTGGAGAAGGTCCAGTGA
- a CDS encoding SulP family inorganic anion transporter, translated as MSSLLPAAPKFRLSKPDWLDSPKVFRTEVLAGLVVALALIPEAISFSIIAGVDPAVGLFASFTMAVVISVVGGRKAMISAATGAMALVIAPLNHEYGLGYLIAAVILGGVFQVVLGALGVAKLMRFVPRSVMVGFVNALAILIFMAQVPEMRDVPWAVYPLIAAGLALMVFFPKVTTVIPAPLVSIVVLTVITVAAGIAVPNVGDKGDLPSSLPVPGLPDVPFTMDTLSTIAPYAFAFALVGLMESLMTAKLVDDITDTHSNKTRESLGQGAANIITGFFGGMGGCAMIGQTMINVRVSGARTRLSTFLSGVFLMVLCIAFGPVVSDIPMAALVAVMIMVSVATFDWHSVAPKTVKRMPVGEMAVMVITVACVVATHNLAIGVVVGCITAMVIFAKRVAHLVNVTGVVDPDGNQVVYAVTGELFFASSNDLVYQFDYKDDPDDVVIDLSDAHIWDASTVAALDAIETKYAQRGKKVTIVGLNKPSADMHGRLAGQLTGSH; from the coding sequence ATGTCCTCACTGCTGCCCGCGGCCCCCAAGTTCCGCCTGTCCAAGCCCGACTGGCTCGACTCGCCCAAGGTGTTCCGTACCGAGGTGCTGGCCGGCCTGGTCGTCGCCCTGGCGCTGATCCCCGAGGCGATCTCCTTCTCCATCATCGCCGGGGTCGACCCGGCCGTGGGTCTCTTCGCGTCGTTCACGATGGCCGTGGTCATCTCCGTCGTGGGTGGCCGTAAGGCGATGATCTCCGCCGCGACGGGTGCGATGGCCCTGGTCATCGCCCCGCTTAACCACGAGTACGGCCTCGGGTACCTGATCGCGGCCGTCATCCTCGGCGGCGTCTTCCAGGTGGTCCTGGGTGCGCTGGGAGTGGCGAAGCTGATGCGGTTCGTGCCGCGCAGCGTCATGGTCGGCTTCGTCAACGCCCTCGCGATCCTGATCTTCATGGCGCAGGTGCCGGAGATGCGGGACGTGCCCTGGGCCGTCTATCCGCTCATCGCCGCCGGCCTGGCGCTGATGGTGTTCTTCCCGAAGGTCACCACGGTGATCCCGGCGCCGCTGGTCTCCATCGTCGTCCTGACGGTGATCACGGTGGCGGCCGGGATCGCGGTGCCGAATGTCGGTGACAAGGGCGATCTGCCGTCCTCGCTGCCGGTGCCGGGCCTGCCGGATGTGCCGTTCACGATGGACACGCTGAGCACCATCGCCCCGTACGCGTTCGCGTTCGCGCTGGTCGGGCTGATGGAGTCGCTGATGACGGCCAAGCTGGTCGACGACATCACCGACACCCACTCGAACAAGACCCGCGAATCGCTCGGCCAGGGCGCCGCCAACATCATCACCGGCTTCTTCGGCGGCATGGGCGGCTGCGCCATGATCGGCCAGACGATGATCAACGTGCGGGTCTCCGGGGCCCGCACCCGGCTGTCGACGTTCCTGTCCGGCGTGTTCCTGATGGTGCTGTGCATCGCCTTCGGGCCGGTCGTCTCCGACATCCCGATGGCCGCCCTGGTCGCCGTGATGATCATGGTGTCGGTGGCCACCTTCGACTGGCACTCCGTCGCCCCGAAGACCGTCAAGCGGATGCCGGTCGGCGAGATGGCCGTCATGGTCATCACGGTCGCGTGCGTGGTGGCCACCCACAACCTCGCCATCGGCGTCGTCGTGGGCTGCATCACCGCCATGGTGATCTTCGCCAAGCGTGTCGCGCACCTGGTCAACGTCACCGGCGTGGTCGACCCCGACGGGAACCAGGTGGTGTACGCGGTCACCGGCGAGCTGTTCTTCGCCTCCTCCAACGACCTCGTCTACCAGTTCGACTACAAGGACGACCCGGACGACGTCGTCATAGACCTCTCCGACGCCCACATCTGGGACGCCTCCACCGTCGCCGCCCTGGACGCCATCGAGACCAAGTACGCCCAGCGCGGCAAGAAGGTCACCATCGTCGGCCTGAACAAGCCCAGCGCCGACATGCACGGGCGCCTCGCCGGACAGCTGACCGGCAGCCACTGA
- a CDS encoding MerR family transcriptional regulator: MTGRLMQIGEVSERTGLSLRTIRHYEDVGVVAPSERSMGGFRLYAEAEVRRLALVRRMRPLGFCLEDVRVLLEKLPEGGGPLPENDGQAHEKLVEQLRKYWVEADARCEDLRRQLGRAEGFAQSLHGHLARLVNAAAAADDGTEAVR, translated from the coding sequence GTGACCGGAAGGCTGATGCAGATCGGCGAGGTGTCCGAACGGACGGGGCTTTCCCTGCGGACGATCCGCCACTACGAGGACGTAGGCGTGGTGGCGCCCAGTGAGCGCAGTATGGGCGGCTTCCGCCTCTACGCCGAGGCCGAGGTGCGTCGGCTGGCGCTGGTACGTCGGATGCGGCCACTGGGCTTCTGTCTGGAGGACGTACGGGTCCTGCTGGAGAAGCTGCCCGAGGGTGGGGGACCTCTGCCGGAGAACGACGGGCAAGCACACGAGAAATTGGTGGAACAGTTGCGCAAGTACTGGGTCGAAGCGGACGCGCGGTGCGAGGATCTGCGCCGACAGTTGGGGCGGGCGGAGGGGTTCGCCCAGTCCCTGCACGGTCACTTGGCCCGCCTCGTGAACGCTGCCGCGGCAGCCGACGACGGTACGGAGGCCGTGCGATGA
- a CDS encoding MerR family transcriptional regulator, with protein sequence MSERQMQIGEVAERTGLSLRTIRHYEEVGLVIPSARSKGGFRLYTESDVERLMVIRRMKPLDFSLEEMRDLLQINDRLAATDGPPAGEELERLRERLDSYRKVVDARCETLRARLEMAEDFAATLRRRLHADVRSGA encoded by the coding sequence ATGAGCGAGCGGCAGATGCAGATCGGCGAGGTGGCCGAGCGGACCGGTTTGTCGCTGCGCACCATCCGCCACTACGAGGAAGTGGGTCTGGTGATCCCCTCGGCCCGCAGCAAGGGCGGCTTCCGGCTGTATACGGAGTCCGACGTCGAGCGACTGATGGTGATCCGCCGGATGAAGCCGCTGGACTTCTCCCTGGAGGAGATGCGCGACCTGCTTCAGATCAACGACCGCCTCGCCGCCACGGACGGCCCGCCGGCCGGCGAGGAGCTGGAACGGCTGCGGGAGCGGCTGGACTCCTACCGCAAGGTGGTCGACGCCCGCTGCGAGACCCTCCGGGCCCGTCTGGAGATGGCCGAGGACTTCGCCGCCACACTGCGCCGCCGCCTCCATGCGGACGTCCGCTCCGGCGCATGA
- a CDS encoding PDR/VanB family oxidoreductase, with protein MTSPSSASPYESELVVDRREFAADGVLTLTLRHPLGEELPAWEPGAHIDALLGPELERQYSLCGDPADRRAWRIGVLREPDGRGGSAYVHTELAPGDKVRVRGPRNNFALEPAPRYRFVAGGIGITPILPMLAAAEAAGAQWSLLYGGRSRASMAFQEELGAYGERVTVAPQDETGLLDLGPVLDDLPEGTLVYCCGPGPLLDAVEARCPGRALRVERFQPKEQQTGPDSEFEVVLERTGRTVTVPVGVSVLDTVRAAGVEVLYSCAEGTCGTCETDVLEGTPDHRDSVLSDEEREAGETMLICVSRCRGSRLVLDL; from the coding sequence ATGACCTCGCCATCCTCCGCGTCGCCGTACGAAAGCGAACTCGTCGTCGACAGACGGGAGTTCGCGGCTGACGGCGTACTCACCCTCACCCTGCGGCATCCACTGGGCGAGGAACTCCCGGCCTGGGAGCCGGGGGCGCACATCGACGCGCTGCTGGGGCCTGAGCTGGAGCGGCAGTACTCCCTGTGCGGCGACCCGGCGGACCGGAGGGCGTGGCGCATCGGGGTCCTCCGGGAGCCCGACGGACGCGGCGGATCGGCCTATGTACACACGGAGTTGGCGCCGGGCGACAAGGTCCGGGTGCGTGGGCCGCGCAACAACTTCGCCCTGGAGCCGGCGCCCCGCTACCGGTTCGTGGCCGGCGGCATCGGCATCACGCCGATCCTGCCGATGCTGGCAGCGGCCGAGGCGGCGGGCGCGCAGTGGTCGTTGCTGTACGGCGGGCGCAGCCGTGCGTCCATGGCGTTCCAGGAGGAGTTGGGCGCGTACGGGGAGCGGGTCACCGTCGCGCCGCAGGACGAGACCGGGCTGCTCGACCTGGGTCCGGTCCTCGACGACCTGCCCGAGGGCACCCTCGTCTACTGCTGCGGTCCCGGCCCGCTGCTCGACGCGGTCGAAGCTCGGTGTCCGGGGCGGGCGCTGCGGGTCGAGCGGTTCCAGCCGAAGGAGCAACAGACCGGTCCCGACAGCGAGTTCGAGGTGGTCCTGGAGCGGACGGGCAGAACCGTCACGGTTCCCGTCGGCGTCTCCGTGCTCGACACCGTGCGGGCCGCCGGGGTGGAGGTGCTCTACTCCTGCGCCGAGGGCACCTGTGGAACGTGTGAGACGGACGTCCTGGAGGGCACCCCCGACCACCGCGACTCGGTGCTGAGCGACGAGGAGCGCGAGGCCGGGGAGACCATGCTCATCTGTGTGTCCCGGTGCCGGGGGTCACGGCTGGTGCTCGACCTGTAG
- a CDS encoding sarcosine oxidase subunit gamma family protein: MADPTIDTGAGPVALRTSPLAHLEERMRAATVTGARGVALAEWPFITMMNLRVDPASAAADRIEKTLGAPLPRQCGHTSASGPHTLVWLGPDEWLVLSQAAASAVAGALGEALAGAPGSVVDVSANRTTLELSGPAARQVLEKGCPLDLRPRTFGPGQAVSTTVGPVAVLLWQVDDAPTYRLFPRSSFADYLARWLIDAMSEYRGPEIP; this comes from the coding sequence ATGGCTGACCCGACCATCGACACAGGCGCGGGCCCGGTGGCCCTGCGCACCAGCCCCCTGGCACATCTGGAGGAGCGGATGCGTGCCGCCACCGTCACCGGCGCCCGCGGCGTCGCGCTGGCCGAGTGGCCGTTCATCACCATGATGAACCTGCGCGTCGACCCCGCTTCCGCAGCGGCCGACCGCATCGAGAAGACCCTGGGGGCACCGCTCCCGCGGCAGTGCGGCCACACCAGCGCGTCCGGCCCCCACACGCTCGTCTGGCTCGGCCCCGACGAATGGCTCGTGCTGTCCCAGGCCGCTGCGAGCGCTGTGGCCGGCGCGTTGGGGGAGGCACTCGCGGGAGCCCCCGGCTCGGTCGTGGACGTCTCGGCGAACCGCACCACGCTGGAGCTGAGCGGCCCGGCGGCTCGGCAGGTGCTGGAGAAGGGCTGCCCGCTGGACCTGCGTCCTCGGACCTTCGGCCCCGGTCAGGCGGTGTCGACCACGGTGGGACCCGTCGCGGTGCTGCTCTGGCAGGTCGACGACGCGCCGACGTACCGGCTCTTCCCGCGCTCCTCGTTCGCCGACTACCTGGCCCGCTGGCTCATCGACGCGATGAGCGAGTACCGCGGCCCGGAGATCCCCTGA
- a CDS encoding peptide chain release factor 3: MSASSDWAASEGGRRRTFAVISHPDAGKSTLTEALALHAHAITKAGAVHGKSGRRGVASDWMEMEKTRGISVTSAVLQFAHRDCVLNLLDTPGHADFSEDTYRVLAAVDCAVMLVDAAKGLEEQTRKLFDVCRHRGIPVITFVNKWDRPGREALELLDEIEREFRLKPTPVVWPVGDAGYMRGLIDVRQPGRMLRYTRAPGGAHEAIEETVPAEQAAAEDGADWDKATEEVELLHADDAVHDQESFLAGRTTPVFFGAAISNIGVRLLLDAVVDLAPPPSPRELEGGGSRPVDAPFSGLVFKVQANMDPAHRDRIAFMRVCSGIFERGMTVTRAASGKPFATKYAHSVFGQDRSMVDIAYPGDVVGLVNATALRVGDTLYADQAAVFPPMPTFAPEHFAVVRPVDLSRSKQFRRGIAQLDEEGVVQVLVSDLRGDQAPVLAAVGPMQFDVVSARMAGEFSAAVRLETLPYHLARATDTSGAEALNRSRLVKGEALTRVRDKAQLALFPDRWQANSFEREFPDARLDHLIAAHD; this comes from the coding sequence ATGAGTGCGAGCAGCGACTGGGCGGCGTCCGAGGGCGGCCGGCGGCGTACGTTCGCGGTGATCAGCCACCCCGACGCGGGCAAGTCCACCCTGACCGAGGCCCTCGCCCTGCACGCGCACGCGATCACCAAGGCGGGTGCGGTGCACGGCAAGTCGGGGCGGCGCGGGGTGGCCTCGGACTGGATGGAGATGGAGAAGACCCGGGGTATCTCCGTCACCTCCGCCGTGCTGCAGTTCGCCCACCGCGACTGTGTGCTCAATCTGCTGGACACGCCCGGTCACGCGGACTTCTCCGAGGACACCTACCGGGTGCTGGCGGCGGTGGACTGCGCGGTGATGCTCGTCGACGCGGCCAAGGGCCTGGAGGAGCAGACCCGCAAGCTCTTCGACGTCTGCCGGCACCGCGGCATCCCGGTGATCACGTTCGTCAACAAGTGGGACCGGCCCGGCCGTGAGGCGCTGGAGCTGCTGGACGAGATCGAACGCGAGTTCCGTCTCAAGCCCACTCCCGTCGTCTGGCCGGTCGGCGACGCCGGATACATGCGCGGCCTGATCGACGTACGTCAACCCGGGCGGATGCTGCGCTACACCCGTGCCCCCGGCGGCGCCCACGAGGCGATCGAGGAGACCGTCCCGGCCGAGCAGGCAGCCGCCGAGGACGGTGCGGACTGGGACAAGGCCACCGAGGAAGTGGAACTGCTGCACGCCGACGACGCCGTGCACGACCAGGAGTCGTTCCTGGCGGGCCGGACCACGCCGGTGTTCTTCGGCGCGGCGATCTCCAACATCGGTGTACGGCTCCTGCTGGACGCCGTCGTGGACCTCGCCCCGCCACCGTCACCCCGGGAGCTGGAAGGGGGCGGCAGCCGTCCGGTGGACGCGCCGTTCTCGGGGTTGGTGTTCAAGGTGCAGGCCAACATGGACCCCGCTCACCGCGACCGGATCGCGTTCATGCGGGTCTGCTCGGGGATCTTCGAGCGCGGCATGACCGTCACTCGCGCCGCTTCCGGCAAGCCGTTCGCCACCAAGTACGCGCACAGCGTCTTCGGTCAGGACCGCTCCATGGTCGACATCGCCTACCCCGGCGACGTCGTCGGCCTCGTCAACGCCACCGCACTGCGGGTGGGCGACACCTTGTACGCGGACCAGGCGGCGGTGTTCCCGCCGATGCCGACCTTCGCACCGGAGCACTTCGCCGTCGTCCGCCCGGTCGACCTCTCCCGCTCCAAGCAGTTCCGGCGAGGCATCGCTCAACTGGACGAGGAGGGTGTGGTCCAGGTCCTCGTCTCCGATCTGCGAGGAGACCAGGCACCGGTGCTCGCCGCGGTCGGACCGATGCAGTTCGACGTCGTCAGCGCCCGCATGGCCGGGGAGTTCTCCGCCGCCGTGCGACTGGAGACGCTGCCGTATCACCTGGCCCGCGCCACCGACACGTCCGGTGCGGAGGCTCTCAACCGCTCCCGCCTCGTCAAGGGCGAGGCCCTCACCCGTGTACGGGACAAGGCCCAGCTCGCCCTGTTCCCCGACCGCTGGCAGGCGAACTCCTTCGAGCGGGAGTTCCCCGACGCCCGGCTCGACCACCTCATCGCCGCCCACGACTGA